A stretch of Orientia tsutsugamushi DNA encodes these proteins:
- a CDS encoding DnaA N-terminal domain-containing protein, with the protein MRPVVFDFLTNGCNFVKNNSNNNDTIFYNFIGNIIPPEWRKLTGDNGKALSKTSKQLLSLMVYRLQIYYNKDIDELQESYYFFEKELNLRYRRVRQCLVELRNAGFIKVENRTIIKGNLKLRNVLCVKLLKNFQRFTEKEKKEEKIVLLQQKNFHINLQEFAGEPAKNCSYIYRYNNNKKNNNRSRSTEDKLIENDQNKNEDQQQNLKFKYTESDDFIEIELVGNEKKDQQQQQNLNFYELSDFSNKKPSNKDYEQNSELATPAITKDSEVEKNKYCHKRKRLADYYPLTPEDAVILQRMSSRSFNIYFINQLLLKLSNKYPNRHFADKIAVLSYTAKALANELLTTDQANSGNFRFNDVGRFKEQYLANIESGTDRSMKAQLKRKIAGVFEADMAYQILTSCDFGAAVKNKYYIKLIKNITLSDHIKFKILQEVRAVHGNDIEQLQVIPFDESKQVTNSATEYQKTTVLQQQISDEDYLSELSKELGPNSTWYKVRESLVTCYGQAIDKSWFSKLEVINEDSVNKKIFIKAKTEFEDSYIRENYLKDLESSFKAQGFSFELVKFSNFNKI; encoded by the coding sequence ATGCGACCTGTAGTATTCGACTTTTTAACCAATGGTTGTAATTTTGTTAAAAATAATAGTAACAATAATGACACAATATTTTATAACTTTATTGGAAATATCATTCCACCAGAATGGAGAAAGCTAACTGGAGATAATGGAAAAGCATTAAGTAAAACATCTAAACAGCTTTTATCATTGATGGTATATAGACTACAAATCTATTACAACAAAGATATAGATGAATTACAGGAAAGTTATTACTTTTTTGAAAAGGAGTTAAACCTTCGTTACCGCAGAGTTAGGCAATGCTTGGTTGAATTAAGAAATGCAGGTTTTATTAAAGTTGAAAATAGAACAATAATTAAAGGCAATCTCAAGTTACGTAATGTTCTTTGTGTAAAACTTCTAAAAAATTTTCAGCGTTTCACTGAAAAAGAAAAAAAAGAAGAAAAAATTGTCCTTCTGCAACAAAAAAATTTTCACATCAATTTGCAAGAATTTGCAGGTGAACCTGCAAAAAATTGCAGCTACATATATAGATATAATAATAATAAAAAAAATAATAATAGATCTAGATCTACTGAAGATAAGTTAATAGAGAATGATCAAAATAAAAATGAAGATCAACAGCAAAATTTGAAGTTTAAATATACGGAATCTGATGATTTTATAGAAATTGAGTTAGTAGGAAATGAAAAAAAAGATCAACAGCAACAACAGAATTTGAATTTCTATGAGCTTAGTGATTTTAGCAATAAAAAGCCATCAAACAAGGATTATGAGCAAAATAGTGAGTTAGCAACTCCAGCTATTACTAAGGATTCAGAGGTTGAAAAGAATAAATACTGCCACAAAAGAAAAAGACTAGCAGATTATTATCCACTAACACCAGAAGATGCAGTTATACTACAACGTATGTCTAGTAGAAGCTTCAACATATACTTCATAAATCAATTACTGTTGAAGTTATCAAATAAATATCCAAACCGTCATTTTGCAGATAAGATAGCAGTGCTAAGCTATACGGCAAAAGCCTTAGCAAATGAATTACTAACTACTGATCAGGCTAATAGTGGAAATTTTAGATTTAATGATGTAGGAAGATTTAAAGAACAGTATCTAGCAAATATTGAATCTGGTACAGATCGTAGTATGAAGGCTCAGTTGAAGCGTAAAATAGCTGGAGTCTTTGAAGCAGATATGGCTTATCAAATTTTAACATCTTGTGATTTTGGTGCAGCTGTTAAAAACAAATATTACATCAAGTTGATTAAGAATATTACACTGTCAGATCATATTAAATTCAAGATACTACAGGAGGTACGAGCTGTCCATGGCAACGATATTGAGCAGTTACAAGTTATACCATTTGATGAATCAAAACAAGTTACCAATAGCGCAACGGAGTATCAAAAAACAACAGTTTTACAGCAACAAATAAGTGATGAAGATTACCTTTCAGAACTTAGTAAAGAGCTAGGCCCCAACTCAACTTGGTACAAAGTACGAGAATCTTTAGTCACATGTTACGGTCAAGCTATCGATAAATCATGGTTTAGCAAATTAGAAGTTATAAATGAAGATAGTGTTAACAAAAAAATATTCATCAAAGCAAAAACAGAATTTGAAGATAGTTACATCAGAGAGAACTATCTGAAAGATCTTGAGTCCTCTTTTAAAGCTCAGGGATTTTCTTTCGAGTTAGTTAAGTTTAGTAATTTTAATAAAATTTAA
- a CDS encoding sensor histidine kinase: protein MFDLATAKIRHLADDLLCGQNDFKEEEYKTTSLARIVNCVANLQDYCNRIVYSLRGQIELQNVHLKKFSIQKLLKDTISSLKEIAEDREISLSYNVQDNINDIVIGDSCLLQTILSQLISGAIRVNKSCQVDVIVRLFTSPYRKVNEKDRILRFIVRDNGKGISQEKLQEINAKFTDLHSIRDPEILDSSLGFTNYIVNKLSGKLEIKSEANKCTAITCDMPVQLFN from the coding sequence ATGTTTGATCTTGCTACTGCTAAAATCAGACATCTAGCAGATGATCTACTATGTGGGCAAAATGATTTCAAAGAAGAGGAATATAAAACTACTAGCTTAGCAAGAATAGTTAATTGTGTTGCTAACCTACAAGACTACTGTAACAGAATAGTTTACTCACTTAGAGGCCAAATTGAGCTTCAAAACGTACATTTAAAAAAATTTAGCATACAAAAACTATTGAAGGATACAATTAGTTCGCTGAAAGAAATTGCTGAAGATAGAGAAATATCGCTCAGTTACAATGTTCAGGACAATATAAATGATATTGTTATTGGAGATAGTTGTCTATTGCAAACTATACTTAGTCAATTAATAAGTGGAGCTATTAGAGTTAATAAAAGCTGTCAGGTTGATGTTATAGTTAGGTTATTTACTTCGCCGTATCGAAAGGTAAATGAAAAAGACAGAATATTAAGATTCATAGTACGTGATAACGGAAAAGGTATTTCACAAGAAAAACTACAAGAAATAAATGCAAAATTTACTGATTTGCATTCAATTAGAGATCCAGAAATATTAGACTCGAGTCTAGGATTTACAAATTACATTGTTAACAAACTAAGTGGAAAATTAGAGATAAAGAGCGAGGCAAATAAGTGCACAGCTATTACTTGCGATATGCCAGTACAACTTTTTAATTAA
- a CDS encoding sensor histidine kinase, with translation MENNNNDLNDKICVFRKTIKSTNVELAKFSLRKMLNGTIAAIRLIAEDENIELREKIGNDIYDIITGDRFRIRAVLTQLVGSAIMHSTNSKVRVSIDFLPPKNEQSNSKDRILKFVVHSVGAGISKNKLQEMNSELKNPHLIKHQALDSGLEFIKHLTYEMKGSIKIDSKEGHYTKFLVSIPIQISNLNSQH, from the coding sequence GTGGAAAATAACAATAATGATCTAAATGATAAAATTTGTGTATTTAGAAAAACCATAAAATCAACGAATGTAGAACTAGCAAAATTTAGCCTACGAAAAATGCTAAATGGTACTATTGCAGCAATCAGATTAATTGCTGAAGATGAAAATATAGAGCTAAGGGAAAAAATAGGAAATGACATATACGATATTATTACTGGAGATAGGTTTCGAATAAGAGCTGTACTCACTCAGTTAGTTGGTAGTGCTATTATGCATAGTACAAATAGCAAAGTTAGAGTTAGCATTGATTTTTTGCCTCCTAAAAATGAACAATCGAATTCAAAAGATAGAATATTGAAATTTGTAGTGCATAGCGTAGGAGCTGGCATTTCAAAAAACAAATTACAAGAGATGAACTCTGAATTAAAAAATCCACACTTAATTAAGCATCAAGCATTAGATTCAGGGTTAGAATTTATCAAACATCTTACATATGAAATGAAAGGAAGCATTAAGATAGACAGTAAAGAAGGGCATTATACAAAGTTTTTAGTCAGCATTCCGATACAAATTAGTAATTTAAATTCACAACATTAG
- a CDS encoding ankyrin repeat domain-containing protein: MILKSKTKYTLHSAIQDGDIKKVKQLINKDITLVNSKYKDGTTALSVALKYKNLPIAKILLNNEANVNAQDNDGHTALHLVVETIQVYYEFFEKYPTYCNDHIALLLKYNADVNIENNQGNTPLSDAVECKCVEPLAIMLKHNSTGINKKYDEGETLLHIAVRNKIIDIIELLIDYGADIDAKDDNGMTTIDYAAKSGNADIFNFLTEQWVPWY, from the coding sequence ATGATATTAAAATCTAAGACTAAGTATACCTTACATAGCGCTATTCAAGATGGTGATATTAAAAAAGTGAAGCAGCTTATTAATAAGGATATTACACTTGTCAATTCAAAATATAAAGATGGCACTACTGCTTTATCTGTTGCTTTGAAATATAAGAATCTACCTATTGCTAAGATTTTGTTGAACAATGAAGCTAACGTAAACGCACAAGATAATGATGGGCACACTGCTTTACATCTTGTTGTTGAAACAATTCAAGTATATTATGAATTTTTCGAAAAATATCCTACCTATTGCAATGATCATATAGCATTACTGCTAAAATATAATGCTGATGTAAATATCGAGAATAATCAAGGTAATACACCTTTATCTGATGCTGTTGAATGCAAATGTGTAGAACCTTTAGCAATTATGCTAAAACATAATTCTACTGGTATTAATAAAAAATATGATGAAGGAGAAACACTACTACATATTGCTGTTCGTAATAAAATCATAGATATTATAGAGCTTTTGATTGATTATGGTGCTGATATTGATGCAAAAGATGATAACGGCATGACTACTATAGATTATGCTGCTAAAAGCGGTAATGCAGATATATTCAACTTTCTAACGGAACAATGGGTCCCATGGTATTAG
- a CDS encoding HD domain-containing protein — MIDFYSESLINKLFRTNIRFNTKIDLDKVERAILYAKEYHGQQKRDTELYYTHPLKVAYMVSDYSFETNTIITAILHDTLEDTKLTKERIRYEFGANIAEQVSDLTRVRDNKKISAMEMIQILRSQNKTELLLIKLFDRFHNITTIFIKPPHKRQEIIFETQQEFIALAEYLKLPEIGERLSEYCKLHAS; from the coding sequence ATGATAGATTTTTATAGTGAGAGCTTAATAAATAAGCTGTTCAGAACCAACATAAGATTTAACACCAAAATTGATCTTGATAAAGTTGAAAGAGCAATACTTTACGCTAAAGAATATCATGGCCAGCAAAAGAGAGATACAGAACTCTACTACACACATCCATTGAAAGTAGCGTACATGGTATCAGACTACAGCTTTGAAACAAATACAATTATTACTGCAATACTACATGATACACTTGAAGACACAAAACTAACTAAAGAAAGAATAAGGTACGAATTTGGTGCTAATATTGCAGAACAAGTTTCAGACCTTACCAGAGTTAGGGATAATAAGAAAATCAGTGCTATGGAAATGATACAAATATTACGCAGCCAAAATAAAACAGAACTATTACTGATCAAGCTTTTTGATAGATTCCATAATATTACAACTATATTCATCAAACCTCCTCACAAAAGGCAAGAAATAATATTTGAAACGCAGCAAGAATTTATAGCTCTTGCTGAATACCTTAAACTACCAGAGATTGGAGAACGCTTAAGCGAATATTGTAAACTTCATGCTAGCTAA
- a CDS encoding replicative DNA helicase produces MEKDLAKIAPNNIQAEQMILGAILINNRALYNINEFLLPEHFYEPLHGKIYKSINLIISKGISATVISLKNMLGNELTFDEIGGVDYLAKLTTLALSIVNVNEYGKIVYDLALRCYLIEIGEKIVTNAYSSTLADLAITQIETAESQLYDLGSRGTLSKGFTKLQTSIEESWTSISSAIKNKNSINGISSGLLDLDSKLGGFKNSDLIILAGRPSMGKTALGVNLAINACKYFLTKKNTKDNVVPSVGFFSLEISSQQISTRILSIESEINSSALFNGKIGEQDVDKLKTVQDEIQKWNFFIDDAPAISISAIRSRARRLKRTHNLAILFIDYLQLIKIDSRGSQYNRVQEISEITQSLKALAKELNISIIALSQLSRAVEQRSDKKPILSDLRESGSIEQDADIVMLIYRDEYYLSRSEPNPDSKDYKLCASKSEEHMLSNA; encoded by the coding sequence ATGGAAAAAGATCTTGCAAAGATTGCTCCAAATAATATTCAAGCAGAGCAAATGATACTTGGAGCAATTCTGATTAACAATCGTGCGCTATATAACATTAACGAATTTTTACTGCCAGAACATTTTTATGAACCATTACATGGCAAAATATACAAGTCAATTAATCTCATTATTAGTAAAGGAATTAGCGCTACTGTAATTTCGCTCAAAAATATGCTAGGCAATGAACTCACATTTGATGAAATAGGTGGAGTAGATTATCTAGCTAAACTTACAACGTTAGCATTAAGTATAGTTAATGTTAATGAGTACGGCAAAATAGTATATGATCTTGCGCTGAGGTGTTATTTAATTGAAATTGGAGAAAAAATAGTAACAAATGCGTATTCTTCTACTTTAGCAGATTTAGCTATAACTCAGATCGAAACTGCTGAATCTCAATTATATGATCTAGGTTCAAGGGGAACTTTAAGTAAAGGATTTACAAAATTACAAACTTCAATTGAAGAATCATGGACATCAATTTCATCTGCTATTAAAAATAAAAACTCTATTAACGGTATTAGTAGTGGACTACTTGACCTTGATTCAAAGCTTGGAGGATTTAAAAATTCTGACCTAATAATATTAGCTGGCAGACCATCAATGGGTAAAACTGCTTTAGGAGTTAACTTAGCAATAAATGCTTGTAAATATTTTCTTACTAAAAAAAATACTAAAGATAATGTAGTGCCATCAGTTGGATTCTTTTCTTTAGAAATATCATCTCAGCAAATCTCTACTCGAATTCTTTCTATAGAATCAGAAATTAATAGCTCTGCATTATTTAACGGTAAAATAGGTGAACAAGATGTTGATAAGTTAAAGACTGTACAAGACGAAATACAAAAGTGGAATTTTTTTATAGATGATGCTCCAGCAATCTCGATATCTGCAATTAGATCTCGAGCTCGTAGACTTAAACGTACTCATAATTTAGCAATATTATTTATTGATTATTTACAGCTAATAAAAATTGATTCCAGAGGAAGTCAGTATAATCGAGTACAGGAGATTTCTGAAATTACTCAGAGCTTAAAAGCTCTTGCTAAAGAGCTCAATATTTCAATCATTGCGTTATCTCAATTGTCTAGAGCTGTAGAACAAAGGTCAGATAAAAAGCCTATTCTTTCAGATCTAAGAGAATCAGGCTCAATTGAACAAGATGCCGATATTGTAATGCTTATATATCGTGACGAATATTACTTGTCTAGATCAGAACCGAATCCAGATTCTAAGGACTACAAACTATGTGCCTCAAAATCAGAAGAACATATGTTATCTAATGCTTGA
- a CDS encoding HD domain-containing protein, giving the protein MLAFLNCEHINKLLDKLDLINHSFDKRIDLDKVKKAIFLCRKYHGNQKRDTGEPYYMHPLKVAYMVVEYSSETDTIITAILHDVIEDTKLTKEKIAMEFNDNVAEQVVALTRNIGGKKTSSMKMIQTLVNQDKVELLLIKLLDRLDNIKTIFIKPAKRRQEIILETQQEFIPLAEYLKLPEIAIKLNKYCERYAT; this is encoded by the coding sequence ATGTTAGCATTTTTAAATTGTGAACATATCAATAAACTACTTGATAAGCTGGACTTGATTAATCATAGTTTTGATAAACGCATTGATCTTGATAAAGTAAAAAAAGCTATATTTTTATGCAGAAAATATCATGGCAATCAAAAGCGAGATACAGGAGAACCTTATTATATGCATCCATTAAAAGTTGCATATATGGTAGTAGAGTATAGTTCTGAAACAGATACGATTATTACAGCAATATTACACGATGTAATTGAAGATACAAAACTAACTAAAGAAAAGATAGCAATGGAATTTAATGATAACGTTGCCGAGCAAGTTGTAGCTCTTACAAGAAACATAGGTGGTAAGAAAACCAGTTCCATGAAAATGATTCAAACATTAGTGAATCAAGATAAAGTAGAGCTATTACTAATCAAACTATTGGACAGATTGGATAATATTAAAACTATATTCATAAAGCCAGCCAAAAGAAGACAAGAAATCATACTAGAAACGCAGCAAGAATTTATACCTCTTGCTGAATACCTTAAATTACCAGAGATTGCTATAAAGCTAAATAAATACTGTGAGCGTTATGCTACCTAA
- a CDS encoding DNA adenine methylase — protein sequence MSVAVANKSKPFLHWIGSKRRIVNKLIEHLPQGPHYNYYEPFLGGGALFFQVRHLFKQCFLSDINLDLITSYNAVKNNPNEVNRLLSLYHKHHSKDYYYKVKNKYSNNPNEITAKFIYLNKYSFRGIYRVYKNGQSAQTFSGECYIKLHIASRINQCSNLLHGVSIYATDFSFIEPQQNDFVYFDPPYHKSGEQFYNSLPSVICFQIIALPSLETYTKTSSSLILSHILYQ from the coding sequence GTGTCAGTAGCTGTTGCTAATAAGTCTAAGCCTTTTCTTCATTGGATTGGTAGTAAACGAAGAATTGTTAATAAATTAATAGAACATCTTCCTCAAGGTCCACACTATAATTACTATGAACCATTCCTTGGTGGAGGTGCTTTATTTTTTCAAGTTAGGCATCTTTTTAAACAATGTTTTTTGTCTGACATCAATCTTGATTTAATTACTAGCTATAATGCTGTTAAAAATAATCCTAATGAGGTCAATAGATTACTGAGTTTATATCACAAACATCATTCAAAGGATTATTATTATAAAGTTAAAAACAAATATAGTAATAATCCGAATGAAATTACCGCAAAATTTATATATCTTAATAAATATTCTTTTAGAGGAATTTATAGAGTCTACAAAAACGGACAATCTGCTCAAACATTTTCTGGTGAATGCTACATTAAACTCCACATTGCATCTAGAATAAACCAATGCAGCAACCTTTTACATGGTGTATCAATTTATGCTACAGATTTTTCATTTATAGAGCCTCAACAAAATGACTTTGTTTATTTCGATCCTCCTTACCATAAATCTGGAGAACAGTTCTATAATAGTCTTCCAAGTGTTATATGCTTTCAAATAATAGCACTACCTTCATTAGAGACATATACAAAGACTTCTTCATCACTCATATTGAGTCACATACTCTATCAATGA
- a CDS encoding ATP-binding protein, whose protein sequence is MSHTIKSGDFGIQAKVNNTIRALKPFTENKGINLSCNFKNDIKDLIIVNSFQIQAVLILLIGNATNSQCREISVEVDLLPSTNKKTNYRILQLIVRKNGIGISAEKVKKINNELRNLHIKSYAVLESELLLVKPFIHEMTGKIKLESKQDQYTAFTCSIPIEVR, encoded by the coding sequence ATGAGTCATACTATAAAATCTGGAGATTTTGGTATTCAAGCAAAAGTAAATAATACTATTAGAGCACTGAAGCCATTCACAGAAAATAAAGGAATAAATCTTAGCTGTAACTTCAAAAATGATATTAAAGATTTAATCATTGTAAATAGTTTTCAAATACAGGCAGTACTAATACTATTAATTGGCAATGCTACTAATAGTCAATGCAGAGAAATTAGCGTTGAAGTTGATTTGCTGCCTTCTACAAATAAAAAGACAAATTATAGAATATTACAATTAATTGTTCGTAAGAACGGAATTGGAATTTCAGCTGAGAAAGTGAAAAAGATAAATAATGAGCTCAGAAACTTACATATCAAAAGCTATGCAGTACTAGAATCTGAATTACTACTCGTTAAACCGTTTATACATGAAATGACTGGAAAAATTAAACTAGAAAGTAAGCAAGATCAGTATACAGCTTTCACGTGTAGTATACCTATAGAAGTTCGTTGA
- a CDS encoding DNA adenine methylase, whose translation MSVAVANKSKPFLHWIGSKRRIVNKLIEHLPQGPHYNYYEPFLGGGALFFQVRHLFKQCFLSDINLDLITSYNAVKNNPNEVNRLLSLYHKHHSKDYYYKVKNKYSNNPNEITAKFIYLNKYSFRGIYRVYKNGQSAQTFSGECYIKLHIASRINQCSSLLHGVSIYATDFSFIEPQQNDFVYFDPPYHKSGERFYTRLPFDEKDQIRLRDFVQELTNKGVKIMISNNNTAFIRDLYKDFNINTVTVVYSINEQRNPVNELIITNYKTC comes from the coding sequence GTGTCAGTAGCTGTTGCTAATAAGTCTAAGCCTTTTCTTCATTGGATTGGTAGTAAACGAAGAATTGTTAATAAATTAATAGAACATCTTCCTCAAGGTCCGCACTATAATTACTATGAACCATTCCTTGGTGGCGGTGCTTTATTTTTTCAAGTTAGGCATCTTTTTAAACAATGTTTTTTGTCTGACATCAATCTCGATTTAATTACTAGCTATAATGCTGTTAAAAATAATCCTAATGAGGTCAATAGATTACTGAGTTTATATCACAAACATCATTCGAAGGATTATTATTATAAAGTTAAAAACAAATATAGTAATAATCCGAATGAAATTACCGCAAAATTTATATATCTTAATAAATATTCTTTTAGAGGAATTTATAGAGTCTACAAAAATGGACAATCTGCTCAAACATTTTCTGGTGAATGCTACATTAAACTCCACATTGCATCTAGAATAAACCAATGCAGCAGCCTTCTACATGGTGTATCAATTTATGCTACAGATTTTTCATTTATAGAGCCTCAACAAAATGACTTTGTTTATTTCGATCCTCCTTACCATAAATCTGGAGAAAGGTTCTACACTAGACTTCCATTTGATGAAAAAGATCAAATTAGATTACGGGATTTTGTCCAAGAATTAACAAATAAAGGTGTTAAGATTATGATCTCAAATAATAATACTGCCTTTATTAGAGACTTATACAAAGATTTTAATATCAATACCGTTACAGTCGTATACTCAATCAATGAACAACGCAATCCTGTTAATGAACTAATCATTACTAACTATAAAACTTGCTAG